Part of the Streptomyces sp. NBC_01264 genome, GCCGCGCGGTACTCGCAGGGATCCATGCCCAGGCGGTACTCCAGCCGTTCCGCACCGACCCGGCGGGCCAGCCGGTACTCGACGAGCGTCTTCGGCAGCTGAGAACGGAGCGCCGTACACGTACAAGACCCCTCGCGACAACTGGGCCCGTAGGCGCATGATCCTGACATTCTTCGGGGTGTCCGTACTTCCGGAGGTGTTCAGCGGAACGCCGCCCCCGACGGAAGCGGGGACGGCCGGCCCGGCTCTCGGGCATGAGAGCCGGGCCCGTCGCTCAGAGGTTGGGCTCCTGCATGGTGACGCAGTGCGCGCCACCGCCCCCGTTGCCGTAGAGATTGTCGAGGTTGAGTTGTACGACGGGCCGGCCGTAGGCGGCCGCGATGGCCGTCTTGGCCGCCGCGTCCTTGGCGGTGTCGCCGAACTGGGTGGTGATCACCGCCTGGTTGGTCACCGCCCAGTTCAAGTAGGAGCTGAGGAACGCCGCCTGCTTGCCCCGCGAGTTCCGGGGCAGGGTGTCCGGGCCCTCGATGGTGAGGACTTGGAGTCGGCGCCCCCTGGCGTCGGTCGCGTTCGCCAGCACGTCGCGGATGGCGTTGGCGTTGGCGGTCCAGACGGCCGG contains:
- a CDS encoding agmatine deiminase family protein, which gives rise to MVEQNLAAYNGVPFARASVVGEGGGVEYDGDGTLMATESCWVNPNRNPGKTRGQIEAELLSRFGATKMIWLPGVTGEDVTDGHIDGTARYIKPGVVMVQLAGAVRPAVWTANANAIRDVLANATDARGRRLQVLTIEGPDTLPRNSRGKQAAFLSSYLNWAVTNQAVITTQFGDTAKDAAAKTAIAAAYGRPVVQLNLDNLYGNGGGGAHCVTMQEPNL